From a region of the Buteo buteo chromosome 7, bButBut1.hap1.1, whole genome shotgun sequence genome:
- the ZNF639 gene encoding zinc finger protein 639, translating to MNEHPKKRKRKTLHPSRYSDSSGASKYIDNSGIFSDHCYSVCSMKQPDIKFSENRARFHSPVQSLDTDDDGSPVHAGTSQWSSSHSNVVGLHYADPKKKDKDKGTNNGMCRDLCDSPIFSDSPTEEEKPLDIQTVEISTTEVNAVEVHDIETQTVSPEKLEAEDLEEIPLETCKIFEKNQALNITAQQKWPLLRANSSGLYKCELCEFNSKYFSDLKQHMILKHKTCADTHVCKVCKESFSSKVQLIEHVKLHEEDPYICKYCDYKTVIFENLSQHIADTHFNDHLYWCEQCDMQFSSSSELYLHFQEHSCDEQYLCQFCEHETNDPEDLHSHVVNEHACRLIELSDSYNNKERGQYSLINKISFDKCKNFFVCQVCGFRSRLHTNVNRHVAIEHTKIFPHVCDDCGKGFSGMLEYCKHLSSHLSEGIYLCQYCEYSTGQIEDLKTHLDFRHSADLPHKCTDCLMRFGNEKDLLSHLQIHETA from the exons ATGAATGAACAtcctaaaaagaggaaaaggaagactcTACATCCTTCTCGATATTCAG ATTCTTCAGGTGCAAGCAAATACATAGACAATAGTGGAATTTTTTCTGACCACTGCTATAGTGTCTGTTCTATGAAACAGCCAGATataaagttttctgaaaacagag CTAGATTCCACAGTCCTGTGCAGAGCCTAGACACAGATGATGATGGGAGTCCAGTGCATGCTGGGACTTCTCAGTGGAGCAGTTCACATTCAAATGTTGTGGGGTTGCATTATGCAGACCCTAAAAAGAAGGATAAAG ATAAAGGTACTAATAATGGAATGTGCAGAGACTTATGTGATTCACCTATATTCAGTGACAGCCCTACAGAAGAAGAGAAACCTCTAGATATTCAAACTGTAGAAATTTCTACAACAGAAGTGAATGCTGTAGAAGTTCACGATATAGAAACACAGACTGTGTCACCTGAGAAGCTGGAAGCTGAGGACCTAGAGGAAATCCCTCTGGAAACCTGCAAAATCTTTGAGAAGAACCAGGCTTTGAATATCACAGCTCAACAGAAATGGCCTTTGCTGAGAGCCAACAGCAGTGGCTTATACAAGTGTGAGCTCTGTGAGTTTAATAGCAAGTACTTTTCTGATTTAAAGCAGCACATGATCCTGAAGCACAAGACATGTGCAGACACTCATGTCTGTAAAGTTTGTAAAGAAAGCTTCTCCAGCAAAGTGCAGCTCATTGAACATGTGAAACTACATGAGGAGGATCCGTACATCTGTAAATACTGTGACTACAAAACAGTGATATTTGAGAATCTGAGTCAGCACATAGCAGACACTCACTTCAATGACCACCTTTATTGGTGTGAGCAGTGCGATATGCAGTTCTCCTCGAGCAGTGAGTTGTACCTGCACTTCCAGGAACACAGCTGTGACGAGCAGTATTTGTGTCAGTTCTGTGAGCATGAAACAAATGATCCAGAAGATCTGCATAGCCATGTGGTGAATGAACATGCATGTCGACTGATAGAGTTAAGCGACAGCTATAATAACAAGGAGCGTGGACAGTACAGTCTcataaacaaaatcagttttgacAAATGCAAAAACTTCTTTGTATGCCAAGTGTGCGGCTTTAGGAGCAGGCTGCATACAAATGTCAACAGGCACGTAGCTATTGAACACACCAAAATATTCCCTCATGTTTGTGATGACTGTGGGAAGGGCTTTTCAGGTATGTTGGAATATTGCAAGCATTTAAGCTCTCATTTATCTGAAGGGATTTATTTGTGTCAATACTGTGAATATTCAACAGGACAGATTGAAGACCTTAAAACTCACTTGGATTTCAGGCATTCAGCAGATTTGCCTCATAAATGTACTGATTGTTTAATGAggtttggaaatgaaaaagatcTTTTAAGTCATCTTCAGATACATGAGACAGCATGA